In Spirochaetota bacterium, a single genomic region encodes these proteins:
- a CDS encoding MotA/TolQ/ExbB proton channel family protein, which produces MWNLFDVFNKGGLVMYPIALCSVIAVAFIIEKFIYLHRIRIDVDNLIARVKASLEAGKMMEAIAACDAAPGPIATVFKAGLKKADGGRDVIKEAIETAANVEIPKIERFLPALATIGSIAPLLGLLGTIFGMIRAFNVIAMQGTGDPHAMAGGISEALIATAAGLIVAIPAVIAYNYFLNRVNAFISDMEARSAEVLDLLTTGTKKKSWSDL; this is translated from the coding sequence ATGTGGAATCTGTTCGATGTGTTCAACAAGGGCGGTCTTGTCATGTACCCCATCGCGCTCTGCTCGGTCATCGCGGTGGCGTTCATCATAGAGAAATTCATCTACCTGCATCGCATCCGCATCGACGTCGATAATCTCATCGCGCGGGTGAAGGCCTCGCTCGAAGCGGGAAAGATGATGGAGGCGATAGCCGCCTGCGACGCTGCCCCCGGGCCGATAGCCACGGTGTTCAAAGCGGGCCTGAAGAAGGCGGACGGCGGGCGCGATGTCATTAAGGAAGCAATCGAGACGGCAGCGAACGTAGAGATACCGAAGATAGAGCGATTCCTCCCGGCACTTGCCACCATCGGGAGCATAGCACCGCTCTTAGGTCTTCTCGGGACGATATTCGGCATGATTCGCGCGTTCAATGTCATCGCCATGCAGGGAACGGGCGATCCGCACGCTATGGCGGGGGGCATATCGGAAGCGCTCATCGCCACCGCAGCGGGGCTTATCGTGGCAATACCTGCGGTCATCGCGTATAATTATTTCTTGAATCGCGTCAACGCGTTCATATCCGACATGGAAGCGCGTTCCGCCGAAGTGCTCGATCTGCTCACGACGGGCACGAAGAAGAAATCGTGGAGCGATCTGTAG
- a CDS encoding ATP-binding protein, which yields MESAACVKSKIENLSVVEERAQELFASLGLSDEMKHDILICIDEAFSNIVFHGYKNREDGDIAVTFSADDKAFTAVFTDNAASFTPTKKKPKLGKAVFERANLGIGVYLMRKLMDTVTYEHKDGGNRLTLVKKLRTGKDQ from the coding sequence GTGGAATCCGCGGCATGCGTTAAAAGCAAGATCGAGAACCTTTCCGTTGTCGAAGAACGGGCGCAGGAACTGTTCGCGTCGCTCGGGCTTTCGGATGAGATGAAGCACGATATTCTCATCTGCATCGATGAGGCTTTCTCGAACATCGTCTTTCACGGGTACAAGAACCGGGAGGACGGCGACATTGCGGTCACGTTCAGCGCGGATGATAAGGCGTTCACGGCGGTATTCACCGACAATGCCGCGAGTTTCACCCCGACGAAGAAAAAGCCCAAACTCGGCAAGGCTGTCTTTGAGCGGGCGAATCTCGGCATCGGCGTGTATCTCATGCGAAAGCTCATGGATACCGTTACCTACGAGCATAAGGACGGGGGCAACCGGCTTACGCTCGTGAAGAAATTGAGAACAGGGAAGGATCAATGA
- a CDS encoding alpha/beta hydrolase, whose translation MKKRHIVAGIIGIPLTILLIVPLIIPVPKLKDTVADIRALAYPYSTFTNIGGLDVHCRVEGRGTPAIILLHGFGASLYSWRDVAVPLSRIGTVIAIDYPPFGLTGRYSSDVAKGKNKYGIDTSAALTVSVMKAFGFKNAILVGNSLGGYLAAVTALSYPSNVSGLILVDAAVYSAGPPPLLPIIAQLPQVDSLGPLISRQLKDVGISILISAWHDTNRVTKDVIENYRRPLRMPAWDRALWSFTAAVRPKDIVPRLSSLRMPVLVITGDDDRLVPASNSIRLARDIPGAKLIVITNCGHMPQEEKPREFMNAVEPFLLRMR comes from the coding sequence ATGAAAAAGCGCCACATCGTCGCGGGCATCATCGGCATACCGCTCACTATCCTGCTCATCGTGCCGCTCATCATTCCCGTGCCGAAACTGAAGGATACCGTGGCGGATATACGCGCGCTGGCGTATCCGTACAGCACGTTCACGAACATCGGCGGGCTCGATGTCCATTGCCGCGTTGAAGGGCGCGGGACACCGGCCATTATCCTCCTCCACGGCTTCGGCGCATCGCTCTATTCCTGGCGCGATGTGGCCGTGCCGCTCTCGCGCATCGGCACCGTCATCGCCATCGATTATCCTCCGTTCGGGCTCACGGGACGCTACTCAAGCGATGTCGCAAAAGGAAAGAACAAGTACGGCATCGATACAAGCGCCGCGCTCACCGTTTCGGTGATGAAGGCGTTCGGTTTTAAAAATGCGATCCTTGTAGGGAATTCCCTGGGCGGATACCTTGCCGCGGTAACGGCGCTTTCCTATCCGTCGAACGTGTCGGGGCTTATCCTTGTCGATGCGGCCGTATACAGCGCCGGTCCGCCGCCGCTGCTCCCCATCATCGCGCAATTGCCGCAGGTGGATTCTCTCGGACCGCTCATCTCCCGTCAGTTAAAGGATGTCGGCATATCGATATTGATATCGGCCTGGCATGATACGAACCGTGTGACAAAGGACGTGATAGAGAATTACCGGCGGCCGCTCCGCATGCCCGCGTGGGACAGGGCGCTCTGGTCGTTCACGGCGGCAGTACGCCCGAAGGATATCGTCCCTCGGCTTTCGTCGCTCCGCATGCCGGTGCTCGTTATCACGGGCGATGACGACAGGCTCGTCCCCGCGTCAAACAGCATACGGCTAGCGAGGGATATTCCCGGAGCGAAACTTATCGTCATCACGAATTGCGGTCATATGCCGCAGGAGGAAAAACCGCGTGAATTCATGAACGCGGTCGAACCATTCCTGCTGCGCATGCGGTAA
- a CDS encoding dCMP deaminase family protein — translation MERPDWHRYFIDIAKLVATRSTCLRRSVGAVIVKDKRLIATGYNGAPAGLKHCDELGGCLRQKLGIPSGERHEICRATHAEQNAIIQAARHGSAIEGSDLYCTHQPCSLCAKMIINAGIKRIFFIEGYPDDFALSFIKEAGLELTKIE, via the coding sequence ATGGAACGCCCCGACTGGCACCGCTATTTCATCGACATCGCCAAACTGGTCGCGACCCGATCGACATGCCTCCGGCGCAGCGTCGGCGCCGTCATCGTAAAGGATAAGCGTCTTATCGCCACCGGCTACAACGGGGCGCCCGCGGGGCTGAAGCATTGCGACGAGCTCGGGGGGTGTCTCCGCCAGAAGCTCGGAATTCCCTCCGGCGAGCGCCATGAGATATGCCGTGCTACCCACGCTGAGCAGAACGCCATCATACAGGCGGCGAGGCACGGCTCGGCCATTGAGGGGTCGGACCTCTACTGCACTCATCAGCCCTGCAGTCTCTGTGCGAAGATGATCATCAATGCCGGCATCAAGCGGATATTCTTCATCGAGGGGTACCCCGATGACTTTGCGCTTTCATTCATCAAGGAAGCGGGACTTGAGCTCACGAAGATAGAGTAG
- a CDS encoding STAS domain-containing protein has product MTLKTTDQGAVKIVHLEGRLDVNLSIEIESEFEKMIDGGVTRMVLDLKQVEYLSSSGLRIFISAMRKLKEKKGRLVLCNVTPMVKKIFKIVELEDIFEIQDSLDKAVSVCGA; this is encoded by the coding sequence ATGACACTGAAAACAACCGATCAGGGCGCCGTCAAGATAGTGCATCTTGAAGGGCGGCTCGATGTCAATCTCTCCATAGAGATAGAATCGGAATTCGAGAAGATGATAGACGGCGGCGTGACCCGCATGGTGCTCGATCTCAAACAGGTCGAGTATCTGAGCTCAAGCGGCCTTCGCATATTCATTTCCGCGATGCGCAAGCTCAAGGAAAAGAAGGGACGTCTCGTGCTCTGCAATGTGACGCCCATGGTGAAGAAGATATTCAAGATCGTCGAGCTTGAGGATATTTTCGAGATACAGGATTCGCTGGATAAGGCCGTTTCCGTCTGCGGGGCCTGA
- a CDS encoding RpiB/LacA/LacB family sugar-phosphate isomerase, producing MTIVVGADHGGFQLKESIKQHLIKKGHTVIDIGTTSEESCDYPDIARAAADEKKKKNAELMMLACGTGIGISIAANKIEGVYCALVYNENAARMARLHNDANCLAFGGREVTPDAAIRMIDIFLAEKPSADERHVRRRQKMKAI from the coding sequence ATGACAATAGTCGTCGGCGCCGATCACGGCGGATTTCAGCTCAAAGAATCCATCAAACAGCATCTCATCAAAAAAGGCCATACGGTCATCGATATCGGCACGACGTCGGAAGAATCGTGCGATTACCCAGACATCGCGCGCGCCGCGGCGGATGAGAAGAAAAAGAAGAACGCGGAACTCATGATGCTTGCCTGCGGCACGGGTATCGGCATATCCATAGCGGCGAACAAGATAGAGGGCGTATACTGCGCGCTCGTATATAATGAGAACGCTGCGCGAATGGCGCGGCTGCACAATGACGCCAATTGCCTTGCCTTCGGCGGGCGCGAGGTCACGCCGGATGCGGCCATACGGATGATCGATATATTCCTCGCGGAAAAACCCAGCGCTGATGAGCGGCATGTCAGACGCCGGCAGAAGATGAAAGCTATCTGA
- a CDS encoding family 16 glycosylhydrolase produces the protein MEGFHTYSVWWTPTEYIFYTDNVETWRTNAGGICQVPLYIILSDEVMKNGWCGDIEKAVLPDTMFIDYVRVYDLTAQRAPSSDARH, from the coding sequence ATGGAAGGGTTCCATACCTACAGCGTCTGGTGGACACCGACGGAGTACATCTTTTACACCGACAATGTCGAGACATGGCGCACCAACGCCGGCGGCATCTGCCAAGTGCCGCTGTATATCATCCTTTCCGACGAGGTGATGAAGAACGGCTGGTGCGGTGATATAGAGAAAGCGGTACTGCCGGATACGATGTTCATCGACTACGTACGCGTATATGATCTTACAGCGCAGCGCGCCCCCTCATCCGATGCCCGTCACTGA
- a CDS encoding glucose-1-phosphate adenylyltransferase: MRTYCLILGGGRGTRLYPLVRDRSKPAVPIGGKYRMIDIPLSNCINSGFKKIFILTQFNSASLNNHVYSAYHFDSFSRGFVRILAAEQTDSNMDWFQGTADAVRKHLMQFNKDDCDYIMILSGDQIYRMDFGVLLDFIKETAADIVVATVPVDEEAARGFGIMKVSAKSQITSFSEKPEKNEELNPLKLSAEQKKTMGIKDAEKNYLASMGIYLFKKDVLISLLADGSKIDFGKDIIPDAIKKFKVFGYPYQGYWEDVGTVRSFFEANIMLAGKNPPFNFHDEEAPMYTNRRSLSASVVKDTAISESLISEGCKIECDSIKKSVIGVRSIIRDGTTLERVVMMGADMYETPGDEKHDGAKHLAPLGIGRNCTIREVIIDKNVRIGNNVVITNKKRIKHMDSDLYCIRDGVVVIPKNTVIKSGTVI, encoded by the coding sequence ATGCGTACCTATTGTCTCATCCTCGGCGGCGGACGCGGCACGCGGCTCTATCCCCTGGTGCGCGACCGCTCGAAACCGGCCGTGCCGATAGGCGGCAAATACCGGATGATCGATATACCGCTTTCCAACTGCATCAATTCCGGCTTTAAGAAGATATTCATCCTCACGCAGTTCAACTCCGCATCGCTCAATAATCACGTGTACAGCGCCTATCACTTCGACAGCTTTTCGCGCGGCTTCGTACGCATACTCGCTGCGGAACAGACGGACAGCAACATGGACTGGTTCCAGGGGACTGCCGACGCGGTGAGAAAGCATCTCATGCAGTTCAACAAGGACGACTGTGATTATATCATGATACTTTCGGGCGATCAGATATACCGCATGGACTTCGGCGTGCTCCTCGATTTCATCAAGGAGACTGCAGCTGATATCGTCGTGGCGACCGTGCCCGTGGATGAGGAAGCGGCCAGGGGTTTCGGCATCATGAAGGTCAGTGCCAAGTCGCAGATAACCTCGTTCAGCGAGAAGCCGGAGAAGAACGAGGAGTTGAACCCGCTCAAGCTTTCAGCCGAACAGAAAAAGACCATGGGCATAAAGGATGCGGAGAAGAACTATCTCGCATCGATGGGGATATACCTTTTCAAGAAGGACGTGCTCATATCGCTCCTTGCCGACGGATCGAAGATCGATTTCGGGAAGGACATCATCCCCGATGCGATAAAGAAGTTCAAGGTCTTCGGCTATCCGTATCAGGGGTACTGGGAGGATGTGGGAACGGTACGCTCCTTCTTCGAGGCGAACATCATGCTCGCAGGGAAGAACCCGCCGTTCAATTTCCACGATGAGGAAGCCCCCATGTACACCAATCGCCGGTCGCTTTCGGCGAGCGTGGTGAAGGATACCGCCATCTCCGAGTCGCTCATCTCCGAGGGGTGCAAGATCGAATGCGATTCGATCAAGAAGTCGGTCATCGGCGTGCGCTCGATCATACGCGACGGCACGACGCTTGAGCGCGTGGTCATGATGGGCGCGGACATGTACGAGACGCCGGGCGACGAGAAGCATGACGGGGCGAAGCACCTGGCACCGCTCGGTATCGGAAGGAACTGCACTATCAGGGAAGTGATAATCGATAAGAACGTACGCATCGGCAATAATGTCGTCATTACCAACAAAAAGCGGATCAAGCACATGGACAGCGATCTGTACTGCATTCGCGACGGCGTCGTGGTGATACCGAAGAACACCGTCATCAAGAGCGGAACGGTCATTTGA
- the hisS gene encoding histidine--tRNA ligase — protein sequence MEAIQPVRGTNDFIYAEAEKLKRLDDALRAKAAAYGFQEICVPVFEHTELFTRGIGEETDIVSKEMFTFEDRGGRSLTLRPEGTASIVRAFVTANLQAERGINKIFYTGTMYRAERPQKGRYREFRQFGVEVIGSSSPLVDAEVILFNLDLFRTLGLSSLTVKVNSVGCPKCMPVYTEALRHAFANGLPSLCETCRDRYGKNILRMLDCKVETCQPILAKAPAMREHLCDECRDHFAQVLGELDKEKVSYTVDQRLVRGLDYYTKTAFEIQDMSLGSQNAVAGGGRYDGLIAKFNGGKELPAIGSALGVERLMLSLGERLSAPATLDVFVVAFKETSGTLLAVLSALRAAGLSATADFNLPSIKSQLKTANKLSARFALILGPEEAANGECMVKNMTSGEEMRVALDKAAERING from the coding sequence ATGGAAGCGATACAGCCGGTACGCGGCACCAATGACTTCATCTACGCCGAAGCGGAGAAATTGAAGCGCCTTGACGATGCCCTCCGCGCGAAAGCTGCGGCATACGGGTTCCAGGAAATATGCGTTCCCGTGTTCGAGCACACCGAGCTTTTTACGCGCGGTATAGGAGAGGAAACGGATATCGTCAGCAAGGAGATGTTCACCTTCGAGGACAGGGGCGGACGATCGCTCACGCTTCGCCCTGAGGGCACGGCATCGATAGTACGCGCGTTCGTGACCGCGAACCTTCAGGCTGAGCGCGGTATCAATAAGATTTTCTACACCGGCACCATGTACCGTGCCGAACGCCCGCAGAAGGGGCGCTATCGCGAATTCCGACAGTTCGGCGTTGAGGTCATCGGCTCTTCGTCGCCGCTCGTGGATGCGGAAGTGATACTGTTCAATCTCGATCTCTTCCGTACGCTCGGGCTCTCATCCCTCACGGTGAAGGTCAATTCCGTCGGCTGTCCGAAATGCATGCCGGTATACACCGAGGCGCTTCGCCATGCGTTCGCGAACGGTCTTCCTTCGCTCTGCGAAACATGCCGCGACCGCTATGGGAAGAACATACTGCGCATGCTCGACTGCAAGGTGGAAACGTGCCAGCCGATACTTGCGAAGGCGCCCGCCATGCGCGAACACCTGTGCGATGAGTGCCGCGATCATTTCGCCCAGGTGCTCGGCGAGCTCGATAAGGAAAAAGTGTCCTACACGGTCGATCAGCGTCTCGTGCGCGGGCTTGATTACTATACGAAGACGGCCTTTGAGATACAGGATATGTCGCTCGGTTCACAGAACGCGGTGGCCGGCGGCGGGCGCTATGACGGGCTTATCGCGAAGTTCAACGGCGGCAAAGAGCTACCCGCCATCGGGAGCGCGCTTGGTGTGGAACGGCTCATGTTATCGCTCGGGGAAAGGCTTTCGGCGCCGGCAACGCTCGATGTGTTCGTCGTTGCCTTCAAGGAGACATCCGGCACACTGCTCGCCGTGCTTTCGGCACTTCGCGCTGCAGGGCTTTCCGCCACCGCCGATTTCAATCTCCCGTCGATAAAGAGCCAGCTCAAAACGGCGAATAAACTTTCCGCGCGGTTCGCCCTCATCCTCGGTCCCGAGGAAGCGGCGAACGGCGAATGTATGGTGAAGAACATGACGAGCGGTGAAGAGATGCGCGTTGCGCTGGATAAAGCCGCAGAACGGATCAACGGATGA
- a CDS encoding SpoIIE family protein phosphatase, which translates to MELSFKDHNEKKLLSLMTIVKRINSTLDLEETLTLIMDEAKGMMSSEASSLMLIDRARKELYFNTATGEAGGVVKEIRVPLGKGIAGTVAVSGETITINDAEHDPRIYKSVDDKTKMTTRNLIAVPLIAKGVTLGVLEVLNKFDGDYTDDDTILLTAFADFAALAINNRELYREMQERAREIEALYRISQSINIFNELLPILQDNIVVLSEMLGADRISIIAEEGGKYVFKAGLGIPASVLAEGEVTVTDNVLAEVMRTGKSVVCGDIDEDTRFPSNKGLRYRRRSFIVSPLSIGGTRMGFISVTERRIDAPYQEKHMRLLEMLSQEIAENYNHIILAEASREKQLIETELSVTARMQNDILPKVFDSGGALDIAAVSIPAKTVGGDFYDFIPLGHGKYGIIIADVSGKGVTAGLFMAISRSILRVHFIETKDPRATLMKSNVLIHEDSKRGIFVTAFAVLVDTKARTLTYSNAGHFEQYIVRRRGGIEELREPSKPLGIVPDAVYKNKSIALSPGDRIVLYTDGVTEAVNCHREQFGEERLCAVLAEGGTLASEKLVENILEKVRVFQGKAEQFDDITLVTARLVSP; encoded by the coding sequence ATGGAATTATCGTTCAAGGACCACAACGAGAAAAAGCTTCTATCGCTCATGACCATAGTGAAGCGCATCAACTCGACGCTTGATCTCGAGGAGACGCTTACGCTCATCATGGACGAGGCTAAGGGGATGATGAGCTCGGAGGCGAGCTCGCTCATGCTGATAGACCGGGCGAGAAAGGAGCTGTATTTCAATACCGCCACCGGCGAGGCGGGCGGCGTGGTGAAAGAGATACGCGTACCGCTCGGGAAGGGCATCGCCGGCACGGTCGCGGTGAGCGGTGAAACGATAACCATCAACGATGCGGAGCATGATCCCCGCATCTACAAGAGCGTCGATGACAAGACGAAGATGACCACGCGCAATCTCATCGCCGTGCCCCTCATCGCCAAGGGTGTCACGCTCGGCGTGCTCGAGGTGCTCAATAAGTTCGACGGTGATTATACGGACGACGATACGATACTCCTCACCGCGTTCGCGGATTTCGCAGCGCTCGCCATCAATAATCGGGAATTGTACCGGGAGATGCAGGAGCGTGCACGCGAGATCGAAGCGCTCTACCGCATATCGCAATCGATAAATATTTTCAACGAACTCCTGCCGATACTGCAGGACAATATCGTTGTGCTTTCCGAGATGCTCGGCGCCGACCGGATATCGATCATTGCAGAAGAGGGCGGGAAATACGTGTTCAAGGCGGGCCTCGGCATTCCTGCATCGGTGCTCGCCGAGGGGGAAGTGACCGTTACCGACAATGTCCTCGCTGAGGTCATGCGAACCGGGAAAAGCGTTGTCTGCGGCGATATAGACGAGGATACAAGATTCCCATCGAACAAAGGATTGCGTTATCGGCGGCGGTCGTTCATCGTTTCGCCGCTCAGCATCGGTGGCACGCGCATGGGCTTCATTTCGGTGACCGAGCGGCGTATCGACGCGCCGTACCAGGAAAAGCACATGCGTCTCCTTGAGATGCTCTCGCAGGAGATAGCGGAGAATTACAATCACATCATCCTGGCCGAGGCGTCCCGTGAGAAACAGCTCATCGAGACCGAGCTGTCCGTCACCGCGCGCATGCAGAACGATATACTCCCGAAAGTGTTCGATTCGGGGGGTGCGCTCGATATCGCCGCGGTAAGCATCCCTGCGAAAACGGTGGGCGGCGACTTCTACGATTTCATACCCCTCGGTCACGGTAAATACGGCATCATCATCGCGGACGTTTCCGGCAAGGGCGTCACGGCGGGCCTCTTCATGGCGATATCGAGGAGCATACTGCGCGTACATTTCATCGAGACGAAGGACCCGCGGGCTACGCTCATGAAGAGCAATGTACTTATCCATGAGGATTCCAAGCGCGGCATATTCGTCACGGCGTTCGCGGTGCTTGTCGATACGAAGGCGAGAACGCTCACCTACTCCAATGCCGGTCATTTCGAGCAGTATATCGTACGCCGGCGGGGGGGCATCGAGGAGCTGCGTGAACCGAGCAAACCGCTCGGTATTGTTCCGGATGCGGTATACAAGAACAAAAGCATAGCCCTGTCGCCGGGTGACCGCATCGTGCTCTATACCGACGGGGTCACCGAGGCGGTCAATTGCCATCGCGAGCAGTTCGGCGAGGAGCGACTCTGTGCGGTGCTTGCCGAGGGGGGCACCCTTGCAAGCGAAAAGCTCGTGGAGAACATCCTTGAGAAGGTGCGCGTGTTCCAGGGCAAGGCCGAGCAGTTCGATGATATCACTCTGGTAACGGCGCGCCTCGTGTCGCCTTGA
- a CDS encoding CsgG/HfaB family protein, protein MARIIVCLSLILTAALHAEARRSRVGVLDFTPVSVSAADARVVGDMFRGEVVSSGAFEVLDRNNMNSILKEQSFQMSGCTESACAVKIGKMLNMEYMLYGTLSKLGTAYIIQAEMVNIETSQITLSVKEKFGALENADDAIVRIVNNVRNKVADFHRENAQKRKENMQSDSVKSDTRPAEDKKDLLLDSKGKGGVKPEGYSGATQWSSFKWGLFIGAGGVLLAGGTLNLLGFFQDNAAVTYHDTVYLVETNSAAAALKYTEWRSKYTASLIEYISAYSLYAVGAGLLAWWFFTPDVPVKRASVTIAPLFAADPGIIDGMAFSFTYRF, encoded by the coding sequence ATGGCACGCATTATCGTGTGTCTGTCGCTCATCCTTACTGCCGCCCTCCATGCCGAAGCGCGGCGATCGCGCGTGGGTGTGCTCGATTTTACTCCGGTAAGCGTAAGCGCCGCCGATGCCCGCGTCGTCGGGGACATGTTCCGCGGAGAAGTGGTCTCAAGCGGAGCATTTGAAGTGCTCGACCGCAATAATATGAATTCCATCCTCAAAGAGCAGTCGTTCCAGATGAGCGGCTGCACGGAAAGCGCCTGCGCGGTGAAGATAGGGAAAATGCTCAACATGGAGTATATGCTCTACGGCACGCTGTCGAAACTCGGAACGGCATACATCATTCAGGCTGAGATGGTGAACATCGAAACATCGCAGATAACGCTTTCGGTCAAGGAGAAATTCGGCGCCCTTGAGAATGCCGATGATGCTATTGTTCGGATCGTTAATAATGTGAGGAATAAAGTTGCGGATTTTCATCGAGAAAATGCCCAGAAACGAAAAGAGAATATGCAGTCAGATTCGGTAAAATCCGATACGAGACCAGCTGAGGATAAGAAGGATTTATTGCTGGATTCAAAGGGGAAGGGTGGTGTAAAGCCGGAAGGATATTCTGGAGCAACGCAGTGGAGCAGTTTCAAATGGGGTTTGTTCATCGGCGCGGGGGGCGTGCTTCTCGCCGGCGGTACGCTGAACCTCCTCGGTTTCTTTCAGGACAACGCAGCGGTGACCTATCACGACACGGTGTATCTCGTTGAGACGAATTCCGCGGCCGCCGCGCTCAAATATACCGAGTGGAGATCGAAATATACCGCAAGCCTCATCGAATACATAAGCGCGTATTCGCTCTACGCTGTCGGTGCGGGGCTGCTCGCCTGGTGGTTCTTTACCCCCGATGTCCCGGTGAAGCGCGCATCGGTCACTATCGCACCTTTGTTCGCTGCAGATCCCGGCATCATCGACGGCATGGCGTTCTCGTTCACGTATCGCTTTTAA
- the dut gene encoding dUTP diphosphatase — MKVKIVNRSKNPLPKYQTEGSSGVDLYAAIDAPVPVRAGEPTAIPTGLFIELPMGFEAQIRSRSGLALKEGVFCLNSPGTIDADYRGEIKVILANTKAEPFTVKPGDRIAQMVFARVERVELANAGSVNETARGSGGFGHTGV, encoded by the coding sequence ATGAAAGTGAAGATAGTCAATCGATCGAAGAACCCGCTGCCGAAATACCAGACCGAGGGTTCATCGGGCGTCGATCTCTATGCGGCTATCGATGCGCCGGTTCCGGTGCGGGCAGGAGAACCGACAGCGATACCGACGGGACTTTTCATCGAATTGCCGATGGGCTTTGAGGCGCAGATACGGAGCAGAAGCGGGCTCGCCCTGAAAGAGGGCGTGTTCTGTCTTAATTCCCCGGGCACCATCGATGCGGATTATCGCGGTGAGATTAAGGTGATACTGGCGAACACGAAAGCAGAGCCGTTCACCGTCAAACCGGGCGACCGCATCGCGCAGATGGTGTTCGCACGCGTCGAGCGTGTCGAGCTTGCGAACGCTGGATCGGTGAACGAAACGGCGCGGGGAAGCGGCGGTTTCGGACATACCGGGGTGTAA
- a CDS encoding DUF4019 domain-containing protein, which translates to MRTVLILLCLLPLAAVPVKRTAADEVRAWLAFVDSGAYEKSYDATAAFFRSDMKRAQWTESLNGFRKPFGKVKKRTERSQTKKKSLPGAPAGDYVIFTFDTVFESTLTAVETVNTVKEKDGVRVCGYFIR; encoded by the coding sequence ATGAGAACAGTTCTCATCCTGCTCTGCCTGCTGCCGCTTGCGGCGGTGCCGGTAAAAAGAACGGCCGCCGATGAAGTGCGTGCCTGGCTTGCGTTCGTCGACAGCGGCGCGTACGAAAAGAGCTACGATGCGACCGCGGCGTTCTTCAGGAGCGACATGAAGCGCGCACAGTGGACGGAGAGCTTGAACGGATTTCGCAAGCCGTTCGGCAAAGTGAAGAAGCGTACCGAGCGGTCGCAGACAAAAAAGAAGTCGCTGCCGGGGGCGCCCGCCGGCGATTATGTGATTTTCACGTTCGATACGGTGTTCGAGAGCACGCTTACGGCGGTTGAGACGGTGAATACAGTGAAGGAAAAGGACGGCGTCCGCGTGTGCGGCTATTTCATTCGATAA